A window of the Zeugodacus cucurbitae isolate PBARC_wt_2022May chromosome 2, idZeuCucr1.2, whole genome shotgun sequence genome harbors these coding sequences:
- the LOC128919817 gene encoding uncharacterized protein LOC128919817, with the protein MNIIVKIKMEKDKKLKQKRLRLKPSHRWTESQSLQLLQAVSDAIKDSPESFEKPTSQRFYEKLQQNTPALQSVVCVAMKSKMRYLKALYVAAAAWKNKTGSGLLANGDESSVSAHVNKICPNFDLLEVIFGQRKNVNPGVIFESTDSIEVLADSPCADSSFPFNKLIFIQEKRLELEVKKIELEKEKNEVELKRIELNNQLEMKRIETESEKETKLEIEKLKLASEERIKMFEIELKLKSK; encoded by the exons ATGAatattattgtgaaaattaaaatggaaaag gataaaaagttaaagcaaaAGCGTCTACGGCTGAAACCGTCCCATCGCTGGACAGAGTCGCAGTCCCTGCAGCTGTTGCAAGCAGTATCCGACGCAATTAAAGATAGTCCAGAATCTTTTGAG AAACCGACCTCCCAAAGGTTTTacgaaaaattgcagcaaaataCACCGGCACTTCAATCTGTCGTTTGCGTagctatgaaaagcaaaatgaggTATCTCAAAGCGTTGTACGTTGCCGCGGCAGCCTGGAAAAACAAAACTGGGTCTGGACTACTCGCTAATGGTGACGAGTCAAGCGTATCAGCGCATGTCAACAAAATTTGTCCCAACTTTGACTTACTGGAAGTTATCTTCGGGCAACGCAAAAATGTAAATCCCGgagtaatttttgaaagcacTGACAGCATTGAAGTACTGGCTGATTCCCCTTGTGCTGATAGTTCGTTCCcgttcaataaattgatttttattcaggAGAAAAGGTTGGAATTAGAAGTTAAGAAAATAGaattagaaaaagaaaagaatgaggtcgagttgaaaagaattgaactgaataatcaattagaaatgaaaagaattgaaactgaatcagaaaaagaaaccaaactggaaattgaaaaactgaaaCTTGCTAGTGAAGAAcgcattaaaatgtttgaaatagagttaaagttaaaatcaaaataa
- the Panc/cmk_0 gene encoding uncharacterized protein Panc/cmk_0 isoform X3, whose product MSPAKREKLERITKQQMQCYMLFCKQHPKLTGVKTESCNKSDTSQTHELWTQLVERLNEMQGPTQSVKMWKETLAHWKSQVRSHLLNNYTAPGLRNKSRTEC is encoded by the exons atgtcGCCAGCAAAAAG GGAAAAATTAGAGCGAATTACCAAGCAGCAGATGCAATGTTACATGCTGTTCTGTAAACAACACCCTAAATTAACTGGTGTCAAAACCGAGAGCTGCAATAAAAGTGATACTTCACAAACACATGAATTATGGACGCAGTTAGTGGAACGTCTTAACGAGATGCAAGGTCCCACGCAAAGTGTGAAGATGTGGAAGGAA aCCCTAGCACATTGGAAAAGTCAGGTCCGCTCTCATTTAC TCAACAACTATACTGCACCAGGTCTCCGAAATAAAAGCAGAACAGAATGTTGA
- the Panc/cmk_0 gene encoding uncharacterized protein Panc/cmk_0 isoform X1, with protein sequence MSPAKREKLERITKQQMQCYMLFCKQHPKLTGVKTESCNKSDTSQTHELWTQLVERLNEMQGPTQSVKMWKETLAHWKSQVRSHLRRYQKQTGRNIITSASYNKRTEISVSTTILHQVSEIKAEQNVDDKSADNDSCTSSSSRSTSFPHKTHKKNMKTKAPNMNYTDICSIILNTLEARREREEALYTNQINLISKLDQTLTLMTSVFEKVDRKLDKS encoded by the exons atgtcGCCAGCAAAAAG GGAAAAATTAGAGCGAATTACCAAGCAGCAGATGCAATGTTACATGCTGTTCTGTAAACAACACCCTAAATTAACTGGTGTCAAAACCGAGAGCTGCAATAAAAGTGATACTTCACAAACACATGAATTATGGACGCAGTTAGTGGAACGTCTTAACGAGATGCAAGGTCCCACGCAAAGTGTGAAGATGTGGAAGGAA aCCCTAGCACATTGGAAAAGTCAGGTCCGCTCTCATTTACGTAGGTATCAAAAGCAAACTGGAAGAAATATAATTACTTCCGCAAGTTATAACAAACGTACTGAGATTTCTGTG TCAACAACTATACTGCACCAGGTCTCCGAAATAAAAGCAGAACAGAATGTTGATGATAAAAGCGCGGACAACGATTCCTGTACTTCGAGCTCATCGAGATCTACCTCATTTCCTCACAAAACGCACAAAAAGAACATGAAAACGAAAGCGCCGAATATGAATTATACTGACATTTGTAGTATCATATTAAATACTTTAGAAGCACGTAGGGAAAGAGAAGAGGCGTTATacacaaatcaaataaatttaattagcaaATTAGATCAGACATTAACTTTAATGACCAGTGTTTTTGAAAAAGTTGATAGGAAATTGGATAAAAGTTAA
- the Panc/cmk_0 gene encoding uncharacterized protein Panc/cmk_0 isoform X2 encodes MSPAKREKLERITKQQMQCYMLFCKQHPKLTGVKTESCNKSDTSQTHELWTQLVERLNEMQGPTQSVKMWKETLAHWKSQVRSHLRRYQKQTGRNIITSASYNKRTEISVVSEIKAEQNVDDKSADNDSCTSSSSRSTSFPHKTHKKNMKTKAPNMNYTDICSIILNTLEARREREEALYTNQINLISKLDQTLTLMTSVFEKVDRKLDKS; translated from the exons atgtcGCCAGCAAAAAG GGAAAAATTAGAGCGAATTACCAAGCAGCAGATGCAATGTTACATGCTGTTCTGTAAACAACACCCTAAATTAACTGGTGTCAAAACCGAGAGCTGCAATAAAAGTGATACTTCACAAACACATGAATTATGGACGCAGTTAGTGGAACGTCTTAACGAGATGCAAGGTCCCACGCAAAGTGTGAAGATGTGGAAGGAA aCCCTAGCACATTGGAAAAGTCAGGTCCGCTCTCATTTACGTAGGTATCAAAAGCAAACTGGAAGAAATATAATTACTTCCGCAAGTTATAACAAACGTACTGAGATTTCTGTG GTCTCCGAAATAAAAGCAGAACAGAATGTTGATGATAAAAGCGCGGACAACGATTCCTGTACTTCGAGCTCATCGAGATCTACCTCATTTCCTCACAAAACGCACAAAAAGAACATGAAAACGAAAGCGCCGAATATGAATTATACTGACATTTGTAGTATCATATTAAATACTTTAGAAGCACGTAGGGAAAGAGAAGAGGCGTTATacacaaatcaaataaatttaattagcaaATTAGATCAGACATTAACTTTAATGACCAGTGTTTTTGAAAAAGTTGATAGGAAATTGGATAAAAGTTAA
- the Panc/cmk_0 gene encoding uncharacterized protein Panc/cmk_0 isoform X4, with translation MSPAKREKLERITKQQMQCYMLFCKQHPKLTGVKTESCNKSDTSQTHELWTQLVERLNEMQGPTQSVKMWKETLAHWKSQVRSHLRLRNKSRTEC, from the exons atgtcGCCAGCAAAAAG GGAAAAATTAGAGCGAATTACCAAGCAGCAGATGCAATGTTACATGCTGTTCTGTAAACAACACCCTAAATTAACTGGTGTCAAAACCGAGAGCTGCAATAAAAGTGATACTTCACAAACACATGAATTATGGACGCAGTTAGTGGAACGTCTTAACGAGATGCAAGGTCCCACGCAAAGTGTGAAGATGTGGAAGGAA aCCCTAGCACATTGGAAAAGTCAGGTCCGCTCTCATTTAC GTCTCCGAAATAAAAGCAGAACAGAATGTTGA